One window from the genome of Rhinolophus ferrumequinum isolate MPI-CBG mRhiFer1 chromosome 10, mRhiFer1_v1.p, whole genome shotgun sequence encodes:
- the KCNJ8 gene encoding ATP-sensitive inward rectifier potassium channel 8, protein MLARKSIIPEEYVLARIAAENLRKPRIRDRLPKARFIAKSGACNLAHKNIREQGRFLQDIFTTLVDLKWRHTLVIFTMSFLCSWLLFAIMWWLVAFAHGDIYAYMEKSGVESTVCVTNVRSFASAFLFSIEVQVTIGFGGRMMTEECPLAITVLILQNIVGLIINAVMLGCIFMKTAQAHRRAETLIFSRHAVIAVRNGKLCFMFRVGDLRKSMIISASVRIQVVKKTTTPEGEVVPIHQMDIPVDNPIESNNIFLVAPLIICHVIDKRSPLYDISATDLANQDLEVIVILEGVVETTGITTQARTSYIAEEIQWGHRFVSIVTEEEGVYSVDYSKFGNTVKVAAPRCSARELDEKPSILIQTLQKSELSHQNSLRKRNSMRRNNSMRRNNSIRRNNSSLIVPKVQFMTPEGNQNTSES, encoded by the exons ATGTTGGCCAGAAAGAGCATCATCCCAGAGGAGTATGTGCTGGCGCGCATCGCGGCAGAGAACCTGCGCAAACCGCGCATCCGAGACCGCCTCCCTAAAGCCCGCTTCATAGCCAAGAGTGGGGCCTGCAACCTGGCGCACAAGAACATCCGTGAGCAAGGCCGATTCCTTCAGGACATCTTCACTACCTTGGTGGACCTGAAATGGCGCCACACGCTGGTCATCTTTACCATGTCGTTCCTCTGTAGCTGGCTGCTCTTCGCCATCATGTGGTGGCTGGTGGCTTTTGCCCATGGGGACATCTATGCTTACATGGAGAAAAGTGGCGTGGAGTCTACTGTGTGTGTGACTAATGTCAG GTCTTTcgcctctgcttttctcttttccattgaGGTTCAAGTGACAATTGGATTTGGAGGGAGAATGATGACAGAGGAATGCCCTCTGGCCATCACAGTTTTAATTCTCCAGAACATCGTTGGTTTGATCATCAATGCAGTCATGTTGGGCTGCATTTTCATGAAAACAGCTCAGGCTCACAGAAGGGCAGAAACTTTGATTTTCAGCCGCCATGCTGTGATTGCCGTCCGAAATGGCAAGCTGTGCTTCATGTTCCGAGTAGGTGACCTAAGGAAAAGCATGATCATCAGTGCCTCAGTGCGCATCCAGGTGGTCAAGAAAACAACGACACCTGAAGGGGAGGTGGTGCCTATTCACCAAATGGACATTCCTGTGGATAACCCAATTGAGAGTAACAACATTTTTCTGGTGGCCCCTTTAATCATCTGCCATGTGATTGACAAGCGCAGCCCCTTGTATGATATCTCAGCAACTGACCTTGCCAATCAGGACCTGGAGGTCATAGTGATTCTGGAAGGTGTGGTTGAAACTACTGGCATTACCACACAAGCAAGAACATCCTACATCGCTGAGGAGATCCAATGGGGCCATCGCTTTGTGTCTATTGTAACTGAGGAGGAAGGAGTGTATTCTGTGGATTACTCCAAATTTGGAAACACTGTTAAAGTAGCTGCTCCAAGGTGCAGTGCACGAGAGCTGGATGAGAAGCCTTCCATTCTTATTCAGACCCTCCAGAAGAGTGAACTGTCCCATCAAAATTCCTTGAGGAAGCGCAATTCCATGAGAAGAAATAATTCCATGCGGAGGAACAACTCTATCCGAAGGAACAACTCATCCCTCATTGTTCCAAAGGTGCAATTTATGACTCCAGAAGGAAATCAAAATACATCGGAATCATGA